A region of Nocardioides sp. JS614 DNA encodes the following proteins:
- a CDS encoding DedA family protein codes for MSVLPGQSMLLGMDWMDPNWLLDQFGVEFYWISLLIIFVECGLFFPFLPGDTLLFALGLFLNAERIDMFPGGPVVELVIAAVLLSAAAFLGNVAGYEIGRAIGPPLYHREGRLLKKKYFDQTHAFFERHGNKALVIGRFVPFVRTFITVVAGVTRMERRRFFLWSAVGAVLWVLSILMLGFTLGGVFPTLGENIDKTLIAILAFTVVPIAYEWWRHRRTASRRGDDRDGDGVPDLDITGVDATRRD; via the coding sequence ATGAGCGTCCTCCCTGGGCAGTCGATGCTGCTCGGCATGGACTGGATGGACCCGAACTGGCTCCTGGACCAGTTCGGCGTGGAGTTCTACTGGATCAGCCTGCTGATCATCTTCGTCGAGTGCGGGCTGTTCTTCCCTTTCCTGCCCGGTGACACCCTGCTGTTCGCGCTGGGGCTGTTCCTCAACGCCGAGCGGATCGACATGTTCCCCGGCGGTCCCGTGGTCGAGCTGGTCATCGCCGCGGTGCTGCTGAGCGCGGCGGCCTTCCTCGGGAACGTCGCCGGCTACGAGATCGGCCGCGCGATCGGGCCGCCGCTCTACCACCGCGAGGGCCGGCTGCTGAAGAAGAAGTACTTCGACCAGACCCACGCCTTCTTCGAGCGGCACGGCAACAAGGCCCTGGTCATCGGCCGGTTCGTGCCGTTCGTGCGCACGTTCATCACGGTCGTCGCGGGCGTGACCCGGATGGAGCGGCGCCGGTTCTTCCTGTGGAGCGCGGTCGGCGCGGTGCTGTGGGTGCTGAGCATCCTGATGCTCGGCTTCACCCTGGGCGGGGTGTTCCCGACCCTGGGCGAGAACATCGACAAGACGCTGATCGCCATCCTCGCCTTCACCGTGGTGCCGATCGCCTACGAGTGGTGGCGGCACCGGCGTACGGCGAGCCGGCGCGGCGACGACCGGGACGGCGACGGCGTGCCCGACCTCGACATCACCGGCGTGGACGCGACCCGTCGCGACTGA
- a CDS encoding TrmH family RNA methyltransferase — protein MPHGPPEVGVGPWRGEWPTGAQYDAALLAAGDRRNVVDRYRYWSVEAIVADLDTRRHDFHVAIENWQHDFNIGTIVRTANAFLAAEVHIVGNRRWNRRGAMVTDRYQHVRHHPTVEALAGYLHEHPGGPVALHGIDNLPGSAHLETTEVPRRVCFLFGQEGPGLSETAREACDGTFSIAQFGSTRSINASAAAAIAMHAWVRAYADLSGGRSDGGVWRG, from the coding sequence ATGCCCCACGGGCCACCCGAGGTCGGCGTCGGCCCCTGGCGGGGGGAGTGGCCGACCGGGGCGCAGTACGACGCCGCGCTGCTCGCGGCCGGCGACCGGCGCAACGTGGTCGACCGCTACCGGTACTGGTCGGTCGAGGCGATCGTCGCCGACCTGGACACCCGGCGGCACGACTTCCACGTGGCCATCGAGAACTGGCAGCACGACTTCAACATCGGGACGATCGTGCGCACCGCGAACGCCTTCTTGGCGGCGGAGGTGCACATCGTGGGGAACCGGCGGTGGAACCGCCGCGGCGCGATGGTGACCGACCGGTACCAGCACGTCCGGCACCACCCGACGGTCGAGGCGCTGGCCGGCTACCTGCACGAACACCCCGGCGGCCCGGTCGCGCTGCACGGCATCGACAACCTGCCGGGCTCGGCCCACCTGGAGACGACCGAGGTGCCGCGCCGGGTGTGCTTCCTGTTCGGGCAGGAGGGGCCGGGCCTCTCCGAGACCGCCCGGGAGGCCTGCGACGGCACGTTCTCGATCGCGCAGTTCGGCTCGACCCGCTCCATCAACGCCTCCGCGGCCGCCGCGATCGCCATGCACGCGTGGGTGCGGGCGTACGCCGACCTGTCCGGGGGCCGGTCGGACGGCGGGGTCTGGCGCGGCTGA
- a CDS encoding pyridoxal phosphate-dependent aminotransferase, protein MLAHRLEGIPPTIFTEMSALAVRTRSVNLGQGFPDVDGPPAVIARAVAALEGGHNQYAPGPGVPALRQAIARHQLRHYGVELDPDAQVVVTTGCTEGIAAALLGLVDPGDEVVVLEPYYDSYTAMIQMAGGVRRPVTLRAPGFRLDPDELRAAVTPRTRFVLLNSPHNPTGTVLTRAELQAVADVAIEHDLVVVTDEVYEHLVYDDHEHVPLATLPGMFERTLTLSSAGKSYSFTGWKVGWATGPAELVGAVLAAKQWLTFTSGSPLQPAVAYALDEEPGFPTELAAELRAKRDLLCDGLARVGLDVRVPEGTYFASTDISALGWPDARSFCLALPERAGVVAIPTQAFYDSDAGRHLVRWAFCKDSEVIEEGLRRLAAADLTAS, encoded by the coding sequence ATGCTCGCCCACCGCCTCGAGGGGATCCCGCCCACGATCTTCACGGAGATGTCGGCGCTCGCCGTCCGCACCCGGTCGGTCAACCTCGGCCAGGGCTTCCCCGACGTGGACGGCCCACCGGCGGTGATCGCGCGCGCGGTGGCCGCGCTCGAGGGCGGTCACAACCAGTACGCGCCGGGACCCGGCGTCCCGGCGCTGCGCCAGGCGATCGCCCGGCACCAGCTGCGCCACTACGGCGTCGAGCTCGACCCGGACGCCCAGGTGGTGGTCACCACGGGGTGCACCGAGGGGATCGCCGCGGCGCTGCTCGGGCTGGTGGACCCCGGCGACGAGGTGGTCGTGCTCGAGCCGTACTACGACTCCTACACGGCGATGATCCAGATGGCGGGCGGCGTACGCCGTCCCGTCACACTGCGGGCGCCCGGGTTCCGCCTCGACCCCGACGAGCTGCGGGCGGCGGTCACGCCGCGGACCCGGTTCGTGCTGCTGAACTCCCCGCACAACCCCACCGGGACGGTGCTCACCCGCGCCGAGCTGCAGGCGGTCGCGGACGTCGCCATCGAGCACGACCTGGTGGTGGTCACCGACGAGGTCTACGAGCACCTCGTGTACGACGACCACGAGCACGTCCCGCTCGCGACGCTGCCGGGCATGTTCGAGCGGACGCTCACCCTCTCCAGCGCCGGGAAGTCCTACTCGTTCACCGGCTGGAAGGTCGGCTGGGCCACCGGGCCCGCCGAGCTCGTCGGGGCGGTGCTGGCGGCCAAGCAGTGGCTGACCTTCACCTCGGGATCGCCGCTGCAGCCGGCGGTCGCCTACGCGCTCGACGAGGAGCCGGGCTTCCCCACCGAGCTGGCCGCGGAGCTGCGCGCCAAGCGCGACCTGCTCTGCGATGGGCTGGCTCGGGTCGGGCTGGATGTCCGGGTGCCCGAGGGCACCTACTTCGCCAGCACCGACATCTCCGCCCTCGGCTGGCCGGACGCCCGGTCCTTCTGCCTCGCCCTGCCCGAGCGCGCCGGCGTGGTCGCCATCCCGACCCAGGCCTTCTACGACTCCGACGCCGGACGGCACCTGG
- the pyrE gene encoding orotate phosphoribosyltransferase — MTLDATLAADIDAVCRLTGQFTLRSGQQATEYFDKYLFEADPQLLLRVAREMVGLLPDGTDLLGGLELGGVPIATMVSSLTGRPALYVRKKAKEYGTCKLAEGPDVAGRRVTLIEDVITTGGAVRDATRALRAAGAEVDVVVCAIDRSPAGEHPLADVGLEVRPVLTKAELDAAREAGA; from the coding sequence GTGACCCTGGACGCGACGCTCGCCGCTGACATCGACGCCGTCTGCCGCCTGACCGGACAGTTCACCCTGCGGTCGGGTCAGCAGGCGACCGAGTACTTCGACAAGTACCTGTTCGAGGCCGACCCCCAGCTACTGCTCCGGGTGGCCCGCGAGATGGTCGGGCTGCTGCCGGACGGCACCGACCTGCTCGGCGGCCTCGAGCTCGGCGGGGTGCCGATCGCCACGATGGTCAGCAGCCTGACCGGCCGACCCGCCCTCTACGTCCGCAAGAAGGCCAAGGAGTACGGCACCTGCAAGCTCGCCGAGGGCCCGGACGTCGCGGGCCGGCGGGTCACCCTGATCGAGGACGTGATCACCACCGGCGGAGCGGTCCGTGACGCCACCCGGGCCCTGCGCGCCGCCGGCGCGGAGGTCGACGTCGTGGTCTGCGCCATCGACCGCAGCCCGGCCGGCGAGCACCCGCTCGCCGACGTCGGCCTCGAGGTGCGCCCGGTCCTCACGAAGGCCGAGCTGGACGCGGCTCGCGAGGCCGGCGCCTGA